From the Oryza glaberrima chromosome 5, OglaRS2, whole genome shotgun sequence genome, one window contains:
- the LOC127774139 gene encoding transcription factor JAMYB-like: MDLEMEMMGMAMSPAMSSATAAAASEDEGDLRRGPWTVEEDMLLVDYIANHGEGRWNSLARCAGLRRTGKSCRLRWLNYLRPDVRRGNITADEQLLILDLHSRWGNRWSKIAQYLPGRTDNEIKNYWRTRVQKHAKQLRCDVNSKEFRDVVRHVWMPRLVERIQADAAAAGEVAAPAPVSAAATRSMSSPAGAMYLHHQQIPLAAGAMVVAPAASSEAYHHHGGGDTSCSEPSQAAVTMSPDDASSTLRSSAAAAAAEDEVIHGDVLSGSWSELLATTTTTIAATGGRDGAATAGLPDFDELGDFEDNLWSLEDIWLHQQC, translated from the exons atggatttGGAGATGGAGATGATGGGGATGGCGATGAGCCCGGCGATGtcgtcggcgacagcggcggcggcgagcgaggacGAGGGCGACCTGAGGAGGGGGCCATGGACGGTGGAGGAGGACATGCTGCTCGTCGACTACATCGCCAACCACGGCGAGGGTCGCTGGAACTCGCTTGCTCGCTGTGcag GGCTGAGGCGCACCGGCAAGAGCTGCCGTCTCCGGTGGCTGAACTACCTCCGCCCCGACGTCCGCCGCGGCAACATCACCGCCGACGAGCAGCTCCTCATCCTCGACCTCCACTCTCGCTGGGGCAACcg GTGGTCTAAGATCGCGCAGTATTTGCCGGGGAGGACTGATAACGAAATAAAGAATTATTGGAGGACCAGAGTGCAAAAGCACGCGAAGCAACTGAGGTGCGACGTCAACAGCAAGGAGTTCCGCGACGTCGTCCGCCACGTCTGGATGCCGCGCCTCGTCGAGCGCATCcaggccgacgccgccgccgccggcgaagtggcggcgccggcgccggtgtcggcggcggcgacgaggtcgatGAGCTCGCCGGCTGGCGCGATGTACCTCCACCACCAGCAGattccgctcgccgccggcgccatggtggtggcgccggcggcgagtagCGAAGCgtaccaccaccacggcggcggcgacacgagCTGCAGCGAGCCGAGCCAGGCGGCGGTGACCATGAGCCCCGACGACGCATCCAGCACGCTCCGGTCgtcggccgcggccgctgcGGCGGAGGACGAAGTGATCCACGGCGACGTGCTTAGCGGCAGCTGGTCGGAGCTtcttgccaccaccaccaccaccatcgccgccaccggcggccgcgacggcgccgccaccgccggcttgccggaCTTCGATGAGCTCGGAGATTTCGAGGACAACTTATGGAGCCTTGAGGACATTTGGCTGCACCAGCAGTGTTGA
- the LOC127772809 gene encoding nitrogen regulatory protein P-II homolog has protein sequence MSSPATAAASCGVLRHHHPPASPRPPPTTTTTSRLLLASRSRGLQRPLRVNHAPPRRLPPTAARAQSAAAAGYQPESEFYKVEAILRPWRVPYVSSGLLQMGIRGVTVSDVRGFGAQGGSTERHEGSEFAEDTFIDKVKMEIVVSKDQVEAVVDKIIEKARTGEIGDGKIFLIPVSDVIRIRTGERGERAERMAGGLADKLSSAMPIS, from the exons atgtcgtcgccggcgaccgccgccgcgtcctgtggcgtcctccgccaccaccatcctccGGCTTCCCCGCGgcctcctcccaccaccaccaccacctcccgcctcctcctcgcctcgcgCTCGCGGGGCCTCCAGCGGCCACTCCGAGTCAACCACGCGCCCCCTCGTCGCCTCCCGCCCACGGCCGCGCGCGCCCAGAGTGCCGCCGCAGCAG GGTACCAGCCGGAGTCGGAGTTCTACAAGGTGGAGGCAATCCTGAG GCCATGGAGGGTGCCTTATGTGTCATCG GGTTTGCTGCAAATGGGGATCAGAGGCGTGACGGTGTCCGACGTGCGGGGTTTCGGCGCACAGGGCGGGTCAACTGAGAGGCATGAAG GGTCAGAATTTGCAGAAGATACATTTATTGATAAAGTTAAGATGGAAATAGTGGTGTCCAAGGATCAG GTTGAAGCTGTTGTTGACAAGATAATTGAAAAGGCAAGAACAGGAGAAATTGGTGatggaaaaatatttt TGATACCCGTGTCGGACGTGATCAGAATACGCACCGGCGAACGAGGGGAGCGAGCGGAGAGGATGGCCGGAGGGCTGGCGGACAAGCTGTCCTCAGCAATGCCGATCTCATGA
- the LOC127774862 gene encoding GDSL esterase/lipase At1g09390-like has protein sequence MRMRGSRIALLLLMLLQCGGLPGIAVGRCVVFNFGDSNSDTGSLPAAFGFYLGPPAGRRFFHRQTGRWSDGRLYIDFIAEKLKISYLSPYMESSGSDFTSGVNFAVAGAAVTQKSAIPLGLDTQVNQFLHFKNRTRELRPRGAGSMIAESEFRDAVYAIDIGQNDITLAFLANLTLPEVERELAASAAMVADAVRALRASGARKFWVYNTGPIGCLPQTLALRQKPGDELDAAGCLAEYNAAARSFNAELAAACRRLAAELGGGEDGATVVCTDMYAIKYELFANHSRYGFERPLMACCGHGGPPYNYANLKTCGQPTATACPEGERHVIWDGVHYTEDANAIVARKILSGDFSSPRTKLKALCK, from the exons ATGAGAATGAGAGGCAGTAGGATTGCTCTCCTGCTGCTGATGCTCCTGCAGTGCGGCGGCTTGCCGGGGATCGCCGTCGGCAGGTGCGTAGTCTTCAACTTCGGCGACTCCAACTCCGACACGggctccctccccgccgccttCGGCTTCTACCTCggccctcccgccggccgccgcttcttccACCGCCAAACCGGCCGCTGGTCCGACGGCCGCCTCTACATCGACTTCATCG CTGAGAAGCTCAAGATCAGCTACCTGAGCCCGTACATGGAGTCGTCGGGCTCCGACTTCACCTCCGGCGTCAACTTCGCGGTGGCCGGAGCGGCGGTGACGCAGAAGAGCGCCATCCCGCTCGGCCTCGACACGCAGGTCAACCAGTTCCTCCACTTCAAGAACCGCACCCGCGAGCTCcggccgcgcggcgccggctCCATGATCGCCGAGAGCGAGTTCCGCGACGCCGTCTACGCCATCGACATCGGCCAGAACGACATCACGCTCGCGTTCCTCGCCAACCTCACGCTGCCCGAGGTCGAGCGggagctcgccgcctccgccgccatggtcgccgacgccgtccgcGCGCTGCGCGCGAGCGGCGCCCGCAAGTTCTGGGTGTACAACACGGGGCCCATCGGCTGCCTCCCCCAGACGCTGGCGCTGCGGCAGAAGcccggcgacgagctcgacgccgccggctgCCTCGCCGAGTACAACGCCGCGGCGAGGTCGTTcaacgccgagctcgccgccgcgtgccgacgcctcgccgcggagctcggcggcggcgaggacggcgccaCGGTGGTGTGCACCGACATGTACGCGATCAAGTACGAGCTGTTCGCCAACCACAGCAGGTACGGCTTCGAGCGGCCGCTGATGGCGTGCTGCGGCCATGGCGGGCCGCCGTACAACTACGCCAACCTCAAGACGTGCGGgcagccgacggcgacggcgtgcccGGAGGGGGAGAGGCACGTCATCTGGGACGGCGTGCACTACACGGAGGACGCCAACGCCATCGTCGCCCGCAAGATACTCTCCGGCGACTTCTCCTCGCCGCGCACCAAGCTCAAGGCGCTCTGCAAGTGA